A stretch of the Salmo salar chromosome ssa20, Ssal_v3.1, whole genome shotgun sequence genome encodes the following:
- the mcamb gene encoding cell surface glycoprotein MUC18 isoform X4 has product MALRMKSSMFVGLFLLSLAWKAAWAKVQVNMEDRVEVFLGDTAQITCMFTVSDSPDNVIIQWYMITKTNVRLRIYYGNSTMQVVDRGGQFTDKISVNGKGNSSEVVLTIRDVKVEDELEFICHVNGMTAGSDEGRTMLKVFASPDRPIITGEESGISVSNENPSKIGSCEAKNGYPRPNITWYRDQSSLQNTPGEVIVVTLVTKESSGLYTVQSDLHLNVVKKDKDSFFYCEVSYLVPGGTKMTETNKINITVYYPTTSLDVWVESPKGSVKEGDTVEVHCRADGNPQPPFTFMHNMEELKSELNVLVLKDVTRQSNGNITCTALDLDTYEETLGQTELFVDYLDPVVLIPKDTHVIAQGEELMATCNAQSSLPTHTVWFKKGKKVAEGHTLTLKDAVFDMAGTYVCVVKVPSLEGLETTGSLRVFVQGRPEIKKSADPVQEVSPEKPQKLSCHARGYPTPVITWSSSDESQILKVSQRETEDEVLSVVSVKVTSDITAYCNASNDHGTVSISFNLKAIVQTTSSAPSTSEGSGVIIAVIIICILLLAILGSVLYFLYKKGKLPCGRSGKQDLTKPNKGGIVVEMKSDNTEEAVLLSVNGDKKPPSDQGDKYMYVQK; this is encoded by the exons CAGCCTGGGCCAAGGTGCAGGTGAACATGGAGGACAGAGTGGAGGTGTTTCTGGGGGACACGGCTCAGATCACATGCATGTTCACGGTCTCAGACAGCCCCGACAACGTCATTATCCAGTGGTACATG ATTACAAAGACCAATGTCCGCTTGAGGATCTACTATGGAAACAGCACCATGCAGGTAGTCGACCGGGGCGGGCAGTTCACAGACAAGATCAGTGTGAACGGGAAGGGGAATAGCAGCGAGGTGGTGCTGACCATCAGGGACGTGAAGGTGGAGGATGAGCTAGAGTTCATCTGCCACGTCAACGGGATGACAGCCGGTAGCGATGAGGGACGCACTATGCTCAAGGTGTTCG CGTCACCTGATCGTCCAATCATCACGGGGGAGGAATCTGGGATCTCTGTCAGCAATGAGAACCCATCTAAG ATAGGGAGCTGTGAGGCTAAGAACGGCTACCCCAGGCCCAACATCACTTGGTACCGTGACCAGAGCTCACTGCAGAACACGCCAGGCG AGGTCATTGTGGTGACCCTGGTCACTAAGGAGTCCAGTGGTCTGTATACTGTCCAGAGTGACCTTCACCTAAATGTGGTCAAGAAAGACAAGGATTCGTTCTTCTACTGCGAAGTCAGCTACCTTGTCCCTGGTGGAACCAAGATGACTGAAACCAACAAGATCAACATTACTGTCTACT ATCCAACCACTTCTCTTGATGTGTGGGTGGAGTCACCGAAGGGTAGTGTCAAAGAAGGAGACACAGTTGAGGTTCATTGCCGTGCCGACGGGAATCCTCAACCACCCTTTACATTCATGCACAATATG GAGGAGCTGAAATCTGAGCTGAACGTATTGGTCCTGAAAGACGTGACGCGGCAAAGCAACGGCAACATCACGTGTACAGCGCTGGACCTGGACACGTATGAAGAAACCCTAGGGCAAACAGAGCTCTTCGTCGACT ATCTGGACCCGGTTGTGTTGATTCCCAAAGACACCCATGTCATAGCCCAGGGAGAGGAGCTGATGGCCACATGCAACGCTCAGTCCTCCCTGCCCACACACACTGTATGGTTCAAG aaaGGAAAGAAAGTTGCGGAGGGCCACACACTGACCCTGAAGGACGCTGTGTTTGACATGGCGGGGACGTACGTGTGTGTGGTGAAGGTGCCTTCACTGGAAGGACTGGAGACCACTGGCTCTTTACGTGTCTTCGTACAGG GGCGCCCAGAGATCAAGAAGTCAGCAGACCCAGTCCAGGAGGTGAGCCCAGAGAAGCCCCAGAAGCTGAGCTGCCATGCTAGAGGATACCCAACCCCTGTTATCACCTGGAGCTCCTCTGACGAATCACag ATCCTGAAGGTGtcccaaagagagacagaggacgaggTTCTCAGTGTGGTGAGCGTCAAGGTGACCTCTGACATCACAGCCTACTGCAACGCCTCCAACGACCATGGCACAGTCTCCATCTCCTTCAACCTCAAAGCCA TTGTCCAAACGACCTCGTCAGCTCCCAGTACTTCAG AGGGCAGCGGTGTGATCATAGCTGTCATCATCATCTGTATTCTCCTGCTGGCTATCCTTGGCAGTGTGCTGTACTTCCTGTACAAGAAGGGCAAGCTCCCATGTGGGCGTTCAGGCAAGCAGGATCT TACCAAACCGAATAAGGGCGGCATAGTGGTGGAGATGAAGAGTGACAACACAGAGGAGGCCGTGCTTTTAAGTGTCAACGGAGACAAGAAACCTCCTAGTGACCAG GGTGATAAGTATATGTACGTGCAGAAGTGA
- the mcamb gene encoding cell surface glycoprotein MUC18 isoform X1 — translation MALRMKSSMFVGLFLLSLAWKAAWAKVQVNMEDRVEVFLGDTAQITCMFTVSDSPDNVIIQWYMITKTNVRLRIYYGNSTMQVVDRGGQFTDKISVNGKGNSSEVVLTIRDVKVEDELEFICHVNGMTAGSDEGRTMLKVFASPDRPIITGEESGISVSNENPSKIGSCEAKNGYPRPNITWYRDQSSLQNTPGEVIVVTLVTKESSGLYTVQSDLHLNVVKKDKDSFFYCEVSYLVPGGTKMTETNKINITVYYPTTSLDVWVESPKGSVKEGDTVEVHCRADGNPQPPFTFMHNMEELKSELNVLVLKDVTRQSNGNITCTALDLDTYEETLGQTELFVDYLDPVVLIPKDTHVIAQGEELMATCNAQSSLPTHTVWFKKGKKVAEGHTLTLKDAVFDMAGTYVCVVKVPSLEGLETTGSLRVFVQGRPEIKKSADPVQEVSPEKPQKLSCHARGYPTPVITWSSSDESQILKVSQRETEDEVLSVVSVKVTSDITAYCNASNDHGTVSISFNLKAIVQTTSSAPSTSVTTPLVPVTVVAPVTVTTVTPVTPPKRVKKEGSGVIIAVIIICILLLAILGSVLYFLYKKGKLPCGRSGKQDLTKPNKGGIVVEMKSDNTEEAVLLSVNGDKKPPSDQGDKYMYVQK, via the exons CAGCCTGGGCCAAGGTGCAGGTGAACATGGAGGACAGAGTGGAGGTGTTTCTGGGGGACACGGCTCAGATCACATGCATGTTCACGGTCTCAGACAGCCCCGACAACGTCATTATCCAGTGGTACATG ATTACAAAGACCAATGTCCGCTTGAGGATCTACTATGGAAACAGCACCATGCAGGTAGTCGACCGGGGCGGGCAGTTCACAGACAAGATCAGTGTGAACGGGAAGGGGAATAGCAGCGAGGTGGTGCTGACCATCAGGGACGTGAAGGTGGAGGATGAGCTAGAGTTCATCTGCCACGTCAACGGGATGACAGCCGGTAGCGATGAGGGACGCACTATGCTCAAGGTGTTCG CGTCACCTGATCGTCCAATCATCACGGGGGAGGAATCTGGGATCTCTGTCAGCAATGAGAACCCATCTAAG ATAGGGAGCTGTGAGGCTAAGAACGGCTACCCCAGGCCCAACATCACTTGGTACCGTGACCAGAGCTCACTGCAGAACACGCCAGGCG AGGTCATTGTGGTGACCCTGGTCACTAAGGAGTCCAGTGGTCTGTATACTGTCCAGAGTGACCTTCACCTAAATGTGGTCAAGAAAGACAAGGATTCGTTCTTCTACTGCGAAGTCAGCTACCTTGTCCCTGGTGGAACCAAGATGACTGAAACCAACAAGATCAACATTACTGTCTACT ATCCAACCACTTCTCTTGATGTGTGGGTGGAGTCACCGAAGGGTAGTGTCAAAGAAGGAGACACAGTTGAGGTTCATTGCCGTGCCGACGGGAATCCTCAACCACCCTTTACATTCATGCACAATATG GAGGAGCTGAAATCTGAGCTGAACGTATTGGTCCTGAAAGACGTGACGCGGCAAAGCAACGGCAACATCACGTGTACAGCGCTGGACCTGGACACGTATGAAGAAACCCTAGGGCAAACAGAGCTCTTCGTCGACT ATCTGGACCCGGTTGTGTTGATTCCCAAAGACACCCATGTCATAGCCCAGGGAGAGGAGCTGATGGCCACATGCAACGCTCAGTCCTCCCTGCCCACACACACTGTATGGTTCAAG aaaGGAAAGAAAGTTGCGGAGGGCCACACACTGACCCTGAAGGACGCTGTGTTTGACATGGCGGGGACGTACGTGTGTGTGGTGAAGGTGCCTTCACTGGAAGGACTGGAGACCACTGGCTCTTTACGTGTCTTCGTACAGG GGCGCCCAGAGATCAAGAAGTCAGCAGACCCAGTCCAGGAGGTGAGCCCAGAGAAGCCCCAGAAGCTGAGCTGCCATGCTAGAGGATACCCAACCCCTGTTATCACCTGGAGCTCCTCTGACGAATCACag ATCCTGAAGGTGtcccaaagagagacagaggacgaggTTCTCAGTGTGGTGAGCGTCAAGGTGACCTCTGACATCACAGCCTACTGCAACGCCTCCAACGACCATGGCACAGTCTCCATCTCCTTCAACCTCAAAGCCA TTGTCCAAACGACCTCGTCAGCTCCCAGTACTTCAG TAACAACTCCATTAGTTCCAGTAACAGTGGTAGCTCCAgtgacagtaacaacagtaacccCAGTAACTCCTCCGAAGAGAGTCAAGAAAG AGGGCAGCGGTGTGATCATAGCTGTCATCATCATCTGTATTCTCCTGCTGGCTATCCTTGGCAGTGTGCTGTACTTCCTGTACAAGAAGGGCAAGCTCCCATGTGGGCGTTCAGGCAAGCAGGATCT TACCAAACCGAATAAGGGCGGCATAGTGGTGGAGATGAAGAGTGACAACACAGAGGAGGCCGTGCTTTTAAGTGTCAACGGAGACAAGAAACCTCCTAGTGACCAG GGTGATAAGTATATGTACGTGCAGAAGTGA
- the mcamb gene encoding cell surface glycoprotein MUC18 isoform X2: protein MALRMKSSMFVGLFLLSLAWKAWAKVQVNMEDRVEVFLGDTAQITCMFTVSDSPDNVIIQWYMITKTNVRLRIYYGNSTMQVVDRGGQFTDKISVNGKGNSSEVVLTIRDVKVEDELEFICHVNGMTAGSDEGRTMLKVFASPDRPIITGEESGISVSNENPSKIGSCEAKNGYPRPNITWYRDQSSLQNTPGEVIVVTLVTKESSGLYTVQSDLHLNVVKKDKDSFFYCEVSYLVPGGTKMTETNKINITVYYPTTSLDVWVESPKGSVKEGDTVEVHCRADGNPQPPFTFMHNMEELKSELNVLVLKDVTRQSNGNITCTALDLDTYEETLGQTELFVDYLDPVVLIPKDTHVIAQGEELMATCNAQSSLPTHTVWFKKGKKVAEGHTLTLKDAVFDMAGTYVCVVKVPSLEGLETTGSLRVFVQGRPEIKKSADPVQEVSPEKPQKLSCHARGYPTPVITWSSSDESQILKVSQRETEDEVLSVVSVKVTSDITAYCNASNDHGTVSISFNLKAIVQTTSSAPSTSVTTPLVPVTVVAPVTVTTVTPVTPPKRVKKEGSGVIIAVIIICILLLAILGSVLYFLYKKGKLPCGRSGKQDLTKPNKGGIVVEMKSDNTEEAVLLSVNGDKKPPSDQGDKYMYVQK from the exons CCTGGGCCAAGGTGCAGGTGAACATGGAGGACAGAGTGGAGGTGTTTCTGGGGGACACGGCTCAGATCACATGCATGTTCACGGTCTCAGACAGCCCCGACAACGTCATTATCCAGTGGTACATG ATTACAAAGACCAATGTCCGCTTGAGGATCTACTATGGAAACAGCACCATGCAGGTAGTCGACCGGGGCGGGCAGTTCACAGACAAGATCAGTGTGAACGGGAAGGGGAATAGCAGCGAGGTGGTGCTGACCATCAGGGACGTGAAGGTGGAGGATGAGCTAGAGTTCATCTGCCACGTCAACGGGATGACAGCCGGTAGCGATGAGGGACGCACTATGCTCAAGGTGTTCG CGTCACCTGATCGTCCAATCATCACGGGGGAGGAATCTGGGATCTCTGTCAGCAATGAGAACCCATCTAAG ATAGGGAGCTGTGAGGCTAAGAACGGCTACCCCAGGCCCAACATCACTTGGTACCGTGACCAGAGCTCACTGCAGAACACGCCAGGCG AGGTCATTGTGGTGACCCTGGTCACTAAGGAGTCCAGTGGTCTGTATACTGTCCAGAGTGACCTTCACCTAAATGTGGTCAAGAAAGACAAGGATTCGTTCTTCTACTGCGAAGTCAGCTACCTTGTCCCTGGTGGAACCAAGATGACTGAAACCAACAAGATCAACATTACTGTCTACT ATCCAACCACTTCTCTTGATGTGTGGGTGGAGTCACCGAAGGGTAGTGTCAAAGAAGGAGACACAGTTGAGGTTCATTGCCGTGCCGACGGGAATCCTCAACCACCCTTTACATTCATGCACAATATG GAGGAGCTGAAATCTGAGCTGAACGTATTGGTCCTGAAAGACGTGACGCGGCAAAGCAACGGCAACATCACGTGTACAGCGCTGGACCTGGACACGTATGAAGAAACCCTAGGGCAAACAGAGCTCTTCGTCGACT ATCTGGACCCGGTTGTGTTGATTCCCAAAGACACCCATGTCATAGCCCAGGGAGAGGAGCTGATGGCCACATGCAACGCTCAGTCCTCCCTGCCCACACACACTGTATGGTTCAAG aaaGGAAAGAAAGTTGCGGAGGGCCACACACTGACCCTGAAGGACGCTGTGTTTGACATGGCGGGGACGTACGTGTGTGTGGTGAAGGTGCCTTCACTGGAAGGACTGGAGACCACTGGCTCTTTACGTGTCTTCGTACAGG GGCGCCCAGAGATCAAGAAGTCAGCAGACCCAGTCCAGGAGGTGAGCCCAGAGAAGCCCCAGAAGCTGAGCTGCCATGCTAGAGGATACCCAACCCCTGTTATCACCTGGAGCTCCTCTGACGAATCACag ATCCTGAAGGTGtcccaaagagagacagaggacgaggTTCTCAGTGTGGTGAGCGTCAAGGTGACCTCTGACATCACAGCCTACTGCAACGCCTCCAACGACCATGGCACAGTCTCCATCTCCTTCAACCTCAAAGCCA TTGTCCAAACGACCTCGTCAGCTCCCAGTACTTCAG TAACAACTCCATTAGTTCCAGTAACAGTGGTAGCTCCAgtgacagtaacaacagtaacccCAGTAACTCCTCCGAAGAGAGTCAAGAAAG AGGGCAGCGGTGTGATCATAGCTGTCATCATCATCTGTATTCTCCTGCTGGCTATCCTTGGCAGTGTGCTGTACTTCCTGTACAAGAAGGGCAAGCTCCCATGTGGGCGTTCAGGCAAGCAGGATCT TACCAAACCGAATAAGGGCGGCATAGTGGTGGAGATGAAGAGTGACAACACAGAGGAGGCCGTGCTTTTAAGTGTCAACGGAGACAAGAAACCTCCTAGTGACCAG GGTGATAAGTATATGTACGTGCAGAAGTGA
- the mcamb gene encoding cell surface glycoprotein MUC18 isoform X5, with translation MALRMKSSMFVGLFLLSLAWKAAWAKVQVNMEDRVEVFLGDTAQITCMFTVSDSPDNVIIQWYMITKTNVRLRIYYGNSTMQVVDRGGQFTDKISVNGKGNSSEVVLTIRDVKVEDELEFICHVNGMTAGSDEGRTMLKVFASPDRPIITGEESGISVSNENPSKIGSCEAKNGYPRPNITWYRDQSSLQNTPGEVIVVTLVTKESSGLYTVQSDLHLNVVKKDKDSFFYCEVSYLVPGGTKMTETNKINITVYYPTTSLDVWVESPKGSVKEGDTVEVHCRADGNPQPPFTFMHNMEELKSELNVLVLKDVTRQSNGNITCTALDLDTYEETLGQTELFVDYLDPVVLIPKDTHVIAQGEELMATCNAQSSLPTHTVWFKKGKKVAEGHTLTLKDAVFDMAGTYVCVVKVPSLEGLETTGSLRVFVQGRPEIKKSADPVQEVSPEKPQKLSCHARGYPTPVITWSSSDESQILKVSQRETEDEVLSVVSVKVTSDITAYCNASNDHGTVSISFNLKAIVQTTSSAPSTSEGSGVIIAVIIICILLLAILGSVLYFLYKKGKLPCGRSGKQDLTKPNKGGIVVEMKSDNTEEAVLLSVNGDKKPPSDQ, from the exons CAGCCTGGGCCAAGGTGCAGGTGAACATGGAGGACAGAGTGGAGGTGTTTCTGGGGGACACGGCTCAGATCACATGCATGTTCACGGTCTCAGACAGCCCCGACAACGTCATTATCCAGTGGTACATG ATTACAAAGACCAATGTCCGCTTGAGGATCTACTATGGAAACAGCACCATGCAGGTAGTCGACCGGGGCGGGCAGTTCACAGACAAGATCAGTGTGAACGGGAAGGGGAATAGCAGCGAGGTGGTGCTGACCATCAGGGACGTGAAGGTGGAGGATGAGCTAGAGTTCATCTGCCACGTCAACGGGATGACAGCCGGTAGCGATGAGGGACGCACTATGCTCAAGGTGTTCG CGTCACCTGATCGTCCAATCATCACGGGGGAGGAATCTGGGATCTCTGTCAGCAATGAGAACCCATCTAAG ATAGGGAGCTGTGAGGCTAAGAACGGCTACCCCAGGCCCAACATCACTTGGTACCGTGACCAGAGCTCACTGCAGAACACGCCAGGCG AGGTCATTGTGGTGACCCTGGTCACTAAGGAGTCCAGTGGTCTGTATACTGTCCAGAGTGACCTTCACCTAAATGTGGTCAAGAAAGACAAGGATTCGTTCTTCTACTGCGAAGTCAGCTACCTTGTCCCTGGTGGAACCAAGATGACTGAAACCAACAAGATCAACATTACTGTCTACT ATCCAACCACTTCTCTTGATGTGTGGGTGGAGTCACCGAAGGGTAGTGTCAAAGAAGGAGACACAGTTGAGGTTCATTGCCGTGCCGACGGGAATCCTCAACCACCCTTTACATTCATGCACAATATG GAGGAGCTGAAATCTGAGCTGAACGTATTGGTCCTGAAAGACGTGACGCGGCAAAGCAACGGCAACATCACGTGTACAGCGCTGGACCTGGACACGTATGAAGAAACCCTAGGGCAAACAGAGCTCTTCGTCGACT ATCTGGACCCGGTTGTGTTGATTCCCAAAGACACCCATGTCATAGCCCAGGGAGAGGAGCTGATGGCCACATGCAACGCTCAGTCCTCCCTGCCCACACACACTGTATGGTTCAAG aaaGGAAAGAAAGTTGCGGAGGGCCACACACTGACCCTGAAGGACGCTGTGTTTGACATGGCGGGGACGTACGTGTGTGTGGTGAAGGTGCCTTCACTGGAAGGACTGGAGACCACTGGCTCTTTACGTGTCTTCGTACAGG GGCGCCCAGAGATCAAGAAGTCAGCAGACCCAGTCCAGGAGGTGAGCCCAGAGAAGCCCCAGAAGCTGAGCTGCCATGCTAGAGGATACCCAACCCCTGTTATCACCTGGAGCTCCTCTGACGAATCACag ATCCTGAAGGTGtcccaaagagagacagaggacgaggTTCTCAGTGTGGTGAGCGTCAAGGTGACCTCTGACATCACAGCCTACTGCAACGCCTCCAACGACCATGGCACAGTCTCCATCTCCTTCAACCTCAAAGCCA TTGTCCAAACGACCTCGTCAGCTCCCAGTACTTCAG AGGGCAGCGGTGTGATCATAGCTGTCATCATCATCTGTATTCTCCTGCTGGCTATCCTTGGCAGTGTGCTGTACTTCCTGTACAAGAAGGGCAAGCTCCCATGTGGGCGTTCAGGCAAGCAGGATCT TACCAAACCGAATAAGGGCGGCATAGTGGTGGAGATGAAGAGTGACAACACAGAGGAGGCCGTGCTTTTAAGTGTCAACGGAGACAAGAAACCTCCTAGTGACCAG TAA
- the mcamb gene encoding cell surface glycoprotein MUC18 isoform X3: MALRMKSSMFVGLFLLSLAWKAAWAKVQVNMEDRVEVFLGDTAQITCMFTVSDSPDNVIIQWYMITKTNVRLRIYYGNSTMQVVDRGGQFTDKISVNGKGNSSEVVLTIRDVKVEDELEFICHVNGMTAGSDEGRTMLKVFASPDRPIITGEESGISVSNENPSKIGSCEAKNGYPRPNITWYRDQSSLQNTPGEVIVVTLVTKESSGLYTVQSDLHLNVVKKDKDSFFYCEVSYLVPGGTKMTETNKINITVYYPTTSLDVWVESPKGSVKEGDTVEVHCRADGNPQPPFTFMHNMEELKSELNVLVLKDVTRQSNGNITCTALDLDTYEETLGQTELFVDYLDPVVLIPKDTHVIAQGEELMATCNAQSSLPTHTVWFKKGKKVAEGHTLTLKDAVFDMAGTYVCVVKVPSLEGLETTGSLRVFVQGRPEIKKSADPVQEVSPEKPQKLSCHARGYPTPVITWSSSDESQILKVSQRETEDEVLSVVSVKVTSDITAYCNASNDHGTVSISFNLKAIVQTTSSAPSTSVTTPLVPVTVVAPVTVTTVTPVTPPKRVKKEGSGVIIAVIIICILLLAILGSVLYFLYKKGKLPCGRSGKQDLTKPNKGGIVVEMKSDNTEEAVLLSVNGDKKPPSDQ; encoded by the exons CAGCCTGGGCCAAGGTGCAGGTGAACATGGAGGACAGAGTGGAGGTGTTTCTGGGGGACACGGCTCAGATCACATGCATGTTCACGGTCTCAGACAGCCCCGACAACGTCATTATCCAGTGGTACATG ATTACAAAGACCAATGTCCGCTTGAGGATCTACTATGGAAACAGCACCATGCAGGTAGTCGACCGGGGCGGGCAGTTCACAGACAAGATCAGTGTGAACGGGAAGGGGAATAGCAGCGAGGTGGTGCTGACCATCAGGGACGTGAAGGTGGAGGATGAGCTAGAGTTCATCTGCCACGTCAACGGGATGACAGCCGGTAGCGATGAGGGACGCACTATGCTCAAGGTGTTCG CGTCACCTGATCGTCCAATCATCACGGGGGAGGAATCTGGGATCTCTGTCAGCAATGAGAACCCATCTAAG ATAGGGAGCTGTGAGGCTAAGAACGGCTACCCCAGGCCCAACATCACTTGGTACCGTGACCAGAGCTCACTGCAGAACACGCCAGGCG AGGTCATTGTGGTGACCCTGGTCACTAAGGAGTCCAGTGGTCTGTATACTGTCCAGAGTGACCTTCACCTAAATGTGGTCAAGAAAGACAAGGATTCGTTCTTCTACTGCGAAGTCAGCTACCTTGTCCCTGGTGGAACCAAGATGACTGAAACCAACAAGATCAACATTACTGTCTACT ATCCAACCACTTCTCTTGATGTGTGGGTGGAGTCACCGAAGGGTAGTGTCAAAGAAGGAGACACAGTTGAGGTTCATTGCCGTGCCGACGGGAATCCTCAACCACCCTTTACATTCATGCACAATATG GAGGAGCTGAAATCTGAGCTGAACGTATTGGTCCTGAAAGACGTGACGCGGCAAAGCAACGGCAACATCACGTGTACAGCGCTGGACCTGGACACGTATGAAGAAACCCTAGGGCAAACAGAGCTCTTCGTCGACT ATCTGGACCCGGTTGTGTTGATTCCCAAAGACACCCATGTCATAGCCCAGGGAGAGGAGCTGATGGCCACATGCAACGCTCAGTCCTCCCTGCCCACACACACTGTATGGTTCAAG aaaGGAAAGAAAGTTGCGGAGGGCCACACACTGACCCTGAAGGACGCTGTGTTTGACATGGCGGGGACGTACGTGTGTGTGGTGAAGGTGCCTTCACTGGAAGGACTGGAGACCACTGGCTCTTTACGTGTCTTCGTACAGG GGCGCCCAGAGATCAAGAAGTCAGCAGACCCAGTCCAGGAGGTGAGCCCAGAGAAGCCCCAGAAGCTGAGCTGCCATGCTAGAGGATACCCAACCCCTGTTATCACCTGGAGCTCCTCTGACGAATCACag ATCCTGAAGGTGtcccaaagagagacagaggacgaggTTCTCAGTGTGGTGAGCGTCAAGGTGACCTCTGACATCACAGCCTACTGCAACGCCTCCAACGACCATGGCACAGTCTCCATCTCCTTCAACCTCAAAGCCA TTGTCCAAACGACCTCGTCAGCTCCCAGTACTTCAG TAACAACTCCATTAGTTCCAGTAACAGTGGTAGCTCCAgtgacagtaacaacagtaacccCAGTAACTCCTCCGAAGAGAGTCAAGAAAG AGGGCAGCGGTGTGATCATAGCTGTCATCATCATCTGTATTCTCCTGCTGGCTATCCTTGGCAGTGTGCTGTACTTCCTGTACAAGAAGGGCAAGCTCCCATGTGGGCGTTCAGGCAAGCAGGATCT TACCAAACCGAATAAGGGCGGCATAGTGGTGGAGATGAAGAGTGACAACACAGAGGAGGCCGTGCTTTTAAGTGTCAACGGAGACAAGAAACCTCCTAGTGACCAG TAA